cttctttgtctcgctcttcttcgtctcgctcttcttcgtctgtgtctggGGAGGAgctgctgtctctggcgCAGCCTTGAAGCGAGGGGGCGAGGCGGAGTGTCTCCGCAcccagctgtctcctttgcttGCGGGTCTTGCGGCGCGGGTGTTTCAGGTGGGGGTCCTGGGCGCCTGGAGGGAACTGCCTGAAGAAGCACCGCGTGAAGAAATTTAGTTGATTGGTTGCGAACAAGACGCGTCCCGACTGTTGCTCGTAGAGTCTCTCCAGCCAGAAGAAGTAGGGAGCTTGGCGCTCGAACGGCATCGGTGGGAGCCCGCGTATGTCGACGTTTTCAcctgagaagagacgagacgctCGCCTGTTGCAGGAGGCATCAGATGGGCCGCTGGACGTCGCCTCCGAAACGGACTCCGAGGCGGATTCCGAAATGGATTCCGAGGCGGATTCTGAGGAAGCGTCGCAAGACGAGGACTCGGTTGAAGAGGACTCGGCGGTCGtcaagggagaagacgaggtgTGGCGGCTTCTGCCTTGGCCTCTGTTCCAGGTTCCACGTTGCTTCGTTCGAGCCTTCTCGacctctcgtctccccctAGAGGACGCATGAGCAGCGCCGCGcttggagacagagatgcgAGGGTGAGTGACAGGAGATGggagtctcttctctttcgcggaCGCTAACGAGcacccttcttctcctgtgcctccgccgctgcctttctctcgattcttcCCCAGCGTCCCTTCGCCTGTTCCGCCTTCGACCACGacactctcttcctccgacTGTGCGCGCGTTGTCAACTTCTGAAGGATACTTTGctcctcgccgctctcgcgtctgcgctTCTTGGAAGAAAAGGACCCTGCACATCGAGACGCTTCCTCCTTCCACGTTGCCTCGTTCTCGACCCCGCACATACGGCCTCTCTTCACTTcatccttccctctctcccttcgttcactccgttcgcctcctccgcttcggcctcctctctctttcctgcttgctctttcctcgctttctccgctttctccttctcgtgtCTGTCTTGCATGCCTTCCctggtctctcttctcttctctctctctgctagctcgtctgcagcgtcttcctctccttcttgcgTCGCCTTGCAGTTCGCCGTCCTGGAGCTCGTCTGCGAGATGGCGCTTGAGCGAGGCAGCGCCGCGATCGCTTTCGCTCCTGCAGTGTCTCCGTGCTCGGGCTCGGCGGCGTCTCCACCGCCtcctcgcgctgtctcccgcTCGCCGACTGTCTCGTCCCAGGCTCGTCGGAAAGGCGTTGAGGGGCTCCAGAAGGTCAGGCGCAAGCTCGTGAGACAAGTACGGATATTTTCGGATTTGTTCGCGTTGAAACTTCTCCAGCTGCAGCGCGAAACGGACAGCAGACGCCGGGTATCCCCAGCGCACGACCGGGCAGGAGATGGGCAGCGGCAAGCGCGCGCCTCGATGCGGAGTGCTGAAGCTCGCTGTCTCACTCAGCCCCGAGGAAACGCCTACCTTCGATTCTGGAGACGCGCGCAAACACACAAACGAAAACTCGCACAAGAGTGAGTgccacagaagcgaaggaaaagacgacgaagaagaagaagaaagaaatgacggcagcaagagagagaattgGGGAAGGCGAAATAGTGGATGGGTGTAGAGAGGTACGCCAGCGTGAAGCCTCACGCCATCTCCGccatgttcttctcttttctctctccgagcATCGTTTGCATCGGCTTCCTCCGGGGACTTTTATCACTTGTCACTCTCTTACGAATGTGCGTCTTTCGCatgttttctgtgtcgcgATGTACTCTCGTGCGTATTCGTTGTTGTTTGCCTCGAACGTTTTGGACATCAACATTTCTCTGAATACGAGAATCGAGGTATCTCGATACCTAGACCCTCCGCccccgtcctcttctctACCACGCCATTCCCTccgctgcgtcttcgtcttttccttcaGCGATTTCAGACTCCCTTTTTGAGTCCTGCACAAGAACGCGTTTTCACCGCGTTGATGTCCGCTATCtcccgtcttcgtcttcttcttaGTGGCTTCTTGCgattctttttctccggcATTCCGCAGCTTTTAGTTCCTCCGTCGTTGCTCTTTTTCGACGGCGTTTATCGCCCCTTTCCTCCCTCACCAGCCTCGTTGTCTACTCCGGTTCTCCCTCGTTTGCTCCCTGGcctttgttctttctcctgaatctcttctttctctcgcgggTACCTTGAGATCAATCTAACGAACGAAGCAGATAAGCAGATATGTGTTCCACCGAAAAGCACGGTTCGCCAGGGAGCTGCCGTCTGAAAtgcctctcgctgtttctttaCCTGATTCGTGAGACGCAGCCACCATCGAGGTCGCGAGGAAGTCGGAAGCGAAGACTGTCCACAGAGGCGAGGTGTCGTCGTAGGGCGGAGGAATTCTGTAGGTCAGAACGAAGGTGAGAGCACTTTTCTCGACTTTGCcgctgtttgcatgcagcggcgagAGCAGTCCACGAGGGGTACCTCTCCAGGCGTCTCCTGAGTCTCCCTCGCCATCGTggtcgttcttcttcgattCACCCGCATAACCGAAGGCCAGACCTCTCGCAGGTCCTTTCGGCGACAAGCTGCTCAGCCcacctcgcctttctctcccgtcaCCTTCTCGTCCATTTCTGGAAATCTTATCGGCACTCACGTCTCGCCCCCAACGTGTCTGCTTCCCTTCTTGGAGGattcctcctctgtcgcacaccctcctctcttctccctttaactcttcctctcctccagagccgtcttctgcttcctctccttcttcttgctgctCGTCGAACCACCAGGGTGGAGCGTCTCCCGCTCGCGTTCCGGCGTCCGAGAGAGTCGAGCGTCTCAGACTGCCGCGTTTGTTTTTGCGAACTACGCATGAACCCTGTCGGTCGAACTGGTAGCAGGAGGATCCAAATTTCTCAAggtcgagagaggagaagcagcagacatctccgaaggaggaaggcgcagtgacggagaagaggaacgcgcAGATGTCGTCGCAGATCCTGGGCATGAACCACCAGAGCAGAAAGGGTGTGGCGAGCACGGCGAGGAGTTCCTCGAGCAAGCAGGTGATTCTCAGGCCGTAGAAAGAAGCGCAAAACGCGTGCATGACCATCTTGTGCTGCATGCTCACTCCCGTCACGCGCTGGCGCTCCTGGGCATCGCCAGAGACactcgaagaaggaaacgccgCGCCCCCCTCGGACGGCATCCACGTCGTGCGAGGAGGCACcggcggaagaagcgacagagaagaagaaaagtcgaCCATGGAGGCAGACGAGACCACCGGACGCacaaaagaaggagaagacgtACACGACGAAGTGTGGcaggcggagaaagaagactggATGTCCTGCTTCTTTGTGGAGATCTTCTCATTCACAGAGGCAGACaagagaggcggaggaggaatTGCAACGATGCCAGCCGGAGCCCTCCAACATGCCGGTAAATGGTGCGTGTACTCCacgacgcgcatgcatcgctCATACAAAGCCAAGGGAGAAGTCAGACCTCGACCTCCGGGGCTCGCGAAAACTGAGAACAAAAGAAAAATGAAAAGCCTGCATTTACGTGGAAGCGATTTCGAGGATTTCCGCGAGCATCTTGACTACAGCAACGGTAAATTACCTGCAGCTGCTGAACGACCGAGGCTGCTCCAAAAGACAAGTCAACAGCACATCGCGAAAACTGCGGACATCCAAAACTCTAAGATGCTTCACCGTAACTTGCAGTGCCTCTCTGAGAAGAATCTCGCAGACCTTGCACGTTGACAAGAAGTTTGAAGTCCTCACAAATGCGTAGTGAAACACATGAGTAACTTTGACGGGATGACGCGCATATGAAAACCTATAGAgcgcgaagaggacgagagaagaagatacGAAAAAGAACGCTGAAGAGACCCAAAGCGACAGTCGCTGTCGATCCAGATAATCCTTTCCACGCACGCACTTCTAAATACTCGTATAaatgtgtgtgcatgcttGTATTTACCAGTCTCCCTGACCATGTTCGATCCATTTCAGATGCCTCCCCTTTTCCCTGGAACTGATGAGCATCAGTggcgttctgtctctttgtaATCACACGTATAGACAAGTAGACCAACAGATCAACCTatccgcgcatgcatttcACACTCAGCCCTCCACTAACACCAGCACACGAGAGTTATGGTCTTCTGCAGAAACTCGCACACCCACCCGCAGGTGAATATTCGTTCTGGGTGGAGAAATATGTGCATATCTTCTGGTCTTTGAATGTTGCCGAATTTGCATGCAATCGCTGATTCTGTAGAGCATGTACCTCCATCGCTTGCGGTGAAGCCAGCACCGCCTCTACCTCCAGCTCCGCTGTCGTGCCTGCTCGTTGCGGAAGTGTCTCGAATGCCTGCGTAGAGCACTCCGAGAATAATTGTGTACCAAAGGAGATTGCGGTCGAAGATTTTGATGAAAAGGAGAGGCGTTTCATCAAAGAGGTACAGGAGAATGAAGATGGAAAGCAGCGAGCCCACGAGGTACTTCACGAGGAGTCGAATGTGCAGCACCGACGGCGAAATCGGAGACAGTTGCAGATAGTCGTCCGCCGCCGCTGCCGCAAGAGTTAGCCTGGACAAACGCGGCAACGCAGAGCGAggggagaaggggaggaaatGCATTCAGGAAAGAAAAATACGTGAACGAGACAGGCTTCTGTGGGGTTAAACGCACATCGTCTCTGGTTCAATGCACTCGCATATGCGCTCCTGAAAAGCCACACCTCCAAGACTAATGTGGTGTGTGTCCAGTGTGTATTCTCGTGTAGATTTTTCACATGGACTCTGGGTTCCACTCCATTTGTCGCTCCTAAGAGGCTCGTCATGCAGTCACATCAAAGCACTGACggcaggaagacgaaaaatgCGAAAACACACACCAATCCAACGGAAAGTCAAAACCCTCTCCGTTCGACTTCCACGCAAGTTCTCGGCTTTTTCGCCTTTGCTGTTCCTTCACTTTTCGTTTCGCTGTTTCCAAATGCCTCCAcacttctcttcctttttttgcAGCACGCTGCTTGTGAATGAAACAAGTTACGAGTCTATTTGATTTACGCGCGAATAGGGGAGTCTATGCATCTGTGCGTTCTGGCGCTAGTATTTTCAAAAACTCACCCGTGGCTGATTAGTTAGGATTCTATCACATTTACATGTAAATAGTGAATTGTACGAGTCTCTGTACTCCAGCGATGGTGTAGGACAACACTCACCTGTGGTTGATTTGGTGGGGTAATTCGTTGAATTCCCGAAACACCCAGTAAGCGTAGCCGTTGAATTCGCGGCGGACAATGGACTGGCGATTCAGGCGGAAGTCTTCGGCGTGcttcagaaagaaaaagaaaaaaatgaagaggaagagcggaacGAGAAAAACCAGATTCAAAATCGAGAGCAACTTGAACCGAGACGCGAGTGtcgccgcagctgcagaTTGGTACGGCGACAGCCTGCAAAGAGcacgaggaaaaacgcgacgGGGCGAGACATATCAAAAAGACATAAAGTCTCGCAACAGACAACGTAAACAAGATGCAGCGTCAAGCGTGGAGACAAACGACTTTGAAAGCGACAAGAAATCGTTTCTCTGGAGTTTTTTGGAATGAAAACCGACACGAAACAAAGAAATccaaacagaagaaaaataAACCTGAGAAAAAGTTCTGCAGAAGGAGTCTCATTGTATAAAAAGCGGAGTGGGAGTTCGTCATTGAGTTCCTCTATTTCTCCATcatttttcctttcctctgaaACCGTCATCTGCCGCTTCACCCTTCTAATAATCTCGACAGCACACCATCCGTAAGATCGCCCGTCGATCATTGACCAGTTAGAAACGACGACTACCTATTGACGGCTGGAAAAAGAAGCCGATCCGTGTAGGTTTCAAGCAAAAGGGGAGACCTAAATTTGGAGCCGGAGATAAAAGAAGTCGATCCCTTTGTTGTATCACCTTAATCAGCATCCGAGTGTTCTGACCCCTTGCCACATGCCATGTCAATTTGTGGTCTTCCCGGAGTTTCGTCCCAGTTTCTTATTTGGTCTCACTCATCTCGGGGCGGACTGGTGAACAGGTTCCGGTAAATCCGTTGGCGTTCATCGAACAGCCTGGAGAAAATTGACCGGCGAATGTTCCACTGCATGACCTGGGTGTACAGGAGCTTGGGCGGGATCCAGGGAGGGAGTTTTTGCGTGAGGATGTTTTTGTTGGTCAAGGCGATGAAATAGTTTTCCTCGCGCATGATGGTGCTGGCTATGTCGAGCGCCGATAGTTCGTTTGTCACGATGCAGAACGGCACGGCTTCCTGGGCTTTGAGGAGCAAGGCTGTAACTTCTGGCCAGTCCAGGAGTTGCAGGACGGCGTCAGAGGGGATAAAGAGCCGCTCGCGAAAGTACGTTCTGATCAAGAGTGCGTCTCGACAGTTTAGGTACGAGACGACAATGTTGAACaggagaaatgcagagaggGAAACCACGTACACGGTGCACAGAGTCTGTTTGTACCCCCAGGGGTGGAACGGAGAAGCGATCAGCAGCGGTACGGCCCGACATTGCTCCTCGCTGGTGCACGAGACGATGTCCTTCCAGTTCACAAACAGAATAAGGAACCAGGAAAAGTAGATCGTAAACGCCAAGGCTGTCAAGTGCGCAAGGTGTGCTGACAAAATCGCAAACAAACCGCCGTCCATCCAGTACCGGTACACCCCGTACAAAAACTTGTCCAAGTCCGCGACAGCGTCCCATGAAGAGACGCCCGAAGCAGCCGCTGCAGTCGATCGCGATTGTGAGACCTCGTAACGTTTGCAAAGTTCCCCTTTCTCATTCCGAGTTGCTCGTACTTCTGGCCCAGCAGAAGCAAAAACAACAGTCTCGTCTGAGATCGATTGAGAGTCGCCACCTCGGCGACTCCGGGGTAACCCTGACACCGCGCCAGACTGGTAGCGCAGGCATGAGGACGAACCTGGGGAAAGTGACGGAAGGGAAGTCGAGGGATTTTCCAAATCAGaatcttcctctcgtctgtgAGAGGCATCGCCAAGAAGTGGCGGCAGAAACGGTGAAAACCCGACGGGTGCCGGGGGCAGTGTCAGCGACAAGCGACGAAACGCCCCCTGTTGCAATTTcaacaggagacgaagcggagCAGTCACGAGTGAAAAGAAGTGGTTGCCAGGAGTAACACtagaaaacggagaggaaccATACGCAGGAAACACAGTCGATCTTCCAGGATAACTTTCACTTTGCGGCGGAGCCACAGAAAGAACTTCATCGTGAGCCATATGCGTGTGTGGACGATCAGCGAAGCAAGCGGAAGAACTAGAAGtagaggcagacgaggaagacgcccAAGGggcacgagaagaagagtggcgAATTTGGGGAGTCTCGAATCGACAGGCATCTGTCGCCTGAGAAGATATCTGGCAAAGTGACGTTGAATCTATAACCGTGCCAGGCAGGCCGGGCGGACGGTATGAAGACGTGATATGGTCCATAATTCCAGCtcaaagaggaaaacgttAGCGCAGCGACAACGAACAAGAGATGAATTCCTCAACTTTGCGTACAGGAAGATGATAGTGAGAAGTTCCAAGTCGACGACGAACTCTCCATGATGAAGACTTCGCATCGGCCGCGACGAGTAACAAACGGACCTCGTTCCACTTGTCGTCTCCTATTTTTTGCTCACGCGGAGGTGTACGAAGAGTGAATAAAGGGGAGAACGGGAAAACAGTTATGACAAAAAACAAGGACTCTAGCGTGTCATTTCCTCCGTCCAGGGACTGAGACACAGAACACACAAACAGCGGTTAGTAACGGAGCTAGACTGTGTCTCGCCTGACGAgacatgaagaaggaaaaaatgACAAGAAAACGTAGCGATGCAGTATTCAATATTTCAGCCTCGTTAGCTTTCCGCGGACCAAAATCTGGAAAAAAGCCGGAGTATCGCAGAACGTCGTCCAGCCAGCCTTGGCTCTTCGCTGTTTCCCCAAGGGTTCTTTGCAACCGAAACTTCTCGCGGACCCGCTCAACCCAGGACCGAAGAGAATCTCTCGCACATACAGGGTGTAATAGCTAACTTAATTCTAGAGAGGAACAGTTAAGAAAAGCCGCAAAAACTCCGGTACTGTATGCTCGTGAGTGTCGATGAGGCCAGAGCTGTCAACCGCCTCTgttgtatgtacaccgcacGTGCAGCGTCGCTTACAGCACAGATGTTGTCAAGCGGCGATGATATGTTAAATTGTGCGAGGCAGAATTAGAGGGACCGAAGGAAACTTGGGAACAGAAAGGAGGAGTAACTCTGGCCAAAGGGTGAAAAGGCTTGAcgctgtggagaggcgaaatCCATATTTTGGTCTAAgcgtgtttctgtctcctgcggaAACTCGGATGGGCCACTGCTGTGCCTCCCGTCCACCGCACCAAAAAGCAAGCTTTTCTGACTGTAATAGTCAATGTCTCCAGCCCTTTCACCAAGAGAAGGAGGGCTCTATGATCACCTAAACTTCTTCCGAAGATGGTCCCAAAGGCTGCGGCTATACATGGTGAATCAAGGCACACAGAATCCTCGTAACGTGGTGCGTTGAGCCGCCAACGAGTTCACTGCTGCTCGGCAGACCGGCTATAGTAGTTGGTTTCGTGGCGTTTTCAGTTCCGCAAAAAGAGGCTACTTCTCTCAGCCCTTTGGCACGCAGTTAGCGTTCCGCTCTTCAGCGATTAGGAAGGTCAGGCATGAGTCCCCGAAAAGGGACATTTGATACTGATGAGGCCGAGTACGTGCTCAGGTAGCGTTCAACTCTACGGGGATACGTGTTAGTTGGCATTCTGTGACGGGGAAtgaagagacgcgagccCGAACGGAAGAAGTGGATGCACAGTTGCAGAGGACGCTGGAACAACCCGGCAGAGACCGAGGCATTAGGGGAGAAAACTGTCCAGTAGTTTGAAGCAGGGGAGAAATGCGGTATTGAGTGAGTGTGGTTACGGGCGAGTAGTTGGTCTATCCATGTAATTGCGGTGCTCTGCACGTTCATTACGGTGTTCAGTTGCGTTACTGCCACTGGCATGTGACGCCGTCAGAAGGGTAGAAGAGCAAGGTCTGCCGGTTTTATGGAGTTCCAGGTCCGCGGATGCGCTATACGTGTGTTTTGCGCCATAGCGTATAATGGCGcacatttacatatacatatatatatgtatacatatatatatgtcagtATCATTACATAAATGCACGGCATCCACATATCTGTTCACTTTGAATGCAAAACTATGGCAGAGGGATGCTAGTGTCAAGGACACCGAGACCTTAGTTGAAGATGAAGCTGCCGAGAAAATGGAACTTGGCGAAACAATGCATTTTTCTAGCGAAGGAACAAAACAAGACAGATGCACGAAAATAGATAGAGGGAACATCAACATATGTGTGTGGACCTACAAAGATGGAAGTGTCGTACGTGCACAGCTATCTATGTGTTTCTCTGGGAACATCTCTATTTTCGTGTGTAAAAACCACCAAACGTTTCCGCATATGTTTCTCCTGAGATTAGGCGTACAAACGAAATGCC
This genomic interval from Toxoplasma gondii ME49 chromosome VIIb, whole genome shotgun sequence contains the following:
- a CDS encoding autophagy protein apg9 protein (encoded by transcript TGME49_260640~Predicted trans-membrane domain (TMHMM2.0):280-303:336-359:501-524:588-608:622-637:815-838); the protein is MDHITSSYRPPGLPGTVIDSTSLCQISSQATDACRFETPQIRHSSSRAPWASSSSASTSSSSACFADRPHTHMAHDEVLSVAPPQSESYPGRSTVFPAYGSSPFSSVTPGNHFFSLVTAPLRLLLKLQQGAFRRLSLTLPPAPVGFSPFLPPLLGDASHRREEDSDLENPSTSLPSLSPGSSSCLRYQSGAVSGLPRSRRGGDSQSISDETVVFASAGPEVRATRNEKGELCKRYEVSQSRSTAAAASGVSSWDAVADLDKFLYGVYRYWMDGGLFAILSAHLAHLTALAFTIYFSWFLILFVNWKDIVSCTSEEQCRAVPLLIASPFHPWGYKQTLCTVYVVSLSAFLLFNIVVSYLNCRDALLIRTYFRERLFIPSDAVLQLLDWPEVTALLLKAQEAVPFCIVTNELSALDIASTIMREENYFIALTNKNILTQKLPPWIPPKLLYTQVMQWNIRRSIFSRLFDERQRIYRNLFTSPPRDELSPYQSAAAATLASRFKLLSILNLVFLVPLFLFIFFFFFLKHAEDFRLNRQSIVRREFNGYAYWVFREFNELPHQINHRLTLAAAAADDYLQLSPISPSVLHIRLLVKYLVGSLLSIFILLYLFDETPLLFIKIFDRNLLWYTIILGVLYAGIRDTSATSRHDSGAGGRGGAGFTASDGVFASPGGRGLTSPLALYERCMRVVEYTHHLPACWRAPAGIVAIPPPPLLSASVNEKISTKKQDIQSSFSACHTSSCTSSPSFVRPVVSSASMVDFSSSLSLLPPVPPRTTWMPSEGGAAFPSSSVSGDAQERQRVTGVSMQHKMVMHAFCASFYGLRITCLLEELLAVLATPFLLWWFMPRICDDICAFLFSVTAPSSFGDVCCFSSLDLEKFGSSCYQFDRQGSCVVRKNKRGSLRRSTLSDAGTRAGDAPPWWFDEQQEEGEEAEDGSGGEEELKGEERRVCDRGGILQEGKQTRWGRDVSADKISRNGREGDGRERRGGLSSLSPKGPARGLAFGYAGESKKNDHDGEGDSGDAWRGTPRGLLSPLHANSGKVEKSALTFVLTYRIPPPYDDTSPLWTVFASDFLATSMVAASHESESKVGVSSGLSETASFSTPHRGARLPLPISCPVVRWGYPASAVRFALQLEKFQREQIRKYPYLSHELAPDLLEPLNAFPTSLGRDSRRAGDSARRRWRRRRARARRHCRSESDRGAASLKRHLADELQDGELQGDARRRGRRCRRASREREEKRDQGRHARQTREGESGESEERASRKERGGRSGGGERSERRERGKDEVKRGRMCGVENEATWKEEASRCAGSFSSKKRRRESGEEQSILQKLTTRAQSEEESVVVEGGTGEGTLGKNREKGSGGGTGEEGCSLASAKEKRLPSPVTHPRISVSKRGAAHASSRGRREVEKARTKQRGTWNRGQGRSRHTSSSPLTTAESSSTESSSCDASSESASESISESASESVSEATSSGPSDASCNRRASRLFSGENVDIRGLPPMPFERQAPYFFWLERLYEQQSGRVLFATNQLNFFTRCFFRQFPPGAQDPHLKHPRRKTRKQRRQLGAETLRLAPSLQGCARDSSSSPDTDEEERDEEERDKEEQDEEEREDRGSEEEGERVIFDQSRETETGQCFWDDERIAALSADRVEQRTFSVTRGDVN